Below is a genomic region from Deltaproteobacteria bacterium.
CTCCTCAAAGAGTGGGTGGAGGTGAGCAATAGAGGAACGTTACAAACCTATACCGTTGTCCATTACCCAACTCCTGTCCAGCCCGTCCCCCCACCTTTGATCTATGGAATTATCAAGCTGGACGGTGCTGACACAGGGCTGGCTCACCTGATCAGTGAAACCGATTATGAGCGGTTGAGCATCGGCATGCGCGTAGAGGCTGTGTTCAAGGAAGAGCGGGCGGGGAACATGCTGGATATTAAATATTTCAAACCCATTTAAGAGGGTCCATCGGTTCAAGGGATCGAGGAGTCAAGGGGTCAAGTGAAAACACATGCACTGGAACCCTTGGACTCTTGAATCCTATGCCCCTTTTCTTTTATATTTCTTTTAAATAATCCTTGTTCAACTCTTCTTCGAGAATGCGCCGGTGTTTGAGTTCCTCTTTAGCCAGGAATTCGAACATCTGCCTGGTTCCCCGGTATTTAGAGATTTTCGCCGCCTGGTTGTAAAACTCGTTGGAACCTTTTCCCCGCTCGATGGCTATACGGATGGCTTCCTGGGGGGTTGTGGTCTCATCAATCATCTGTTTCCCTCCGATTCATTATTCCGTCACCGACAGCACTTGGTAACCCTTGTT
It encodes:
- a CDS encoding ferritin family protein, yielding MIDETTTPQEAIRIAIERGKGSNEFYNQAAKISKYRGTRQMFEFLAKEELKHRRILEEELNKDYLKEI
- a CDS encoding Zn-ribbon domain-containing OB-fold protein, with the protein product MERWLEGLEPIVDHQDLKVPYRYSMGAITSKFFIEIRDRKKILGIKCPQCNVVFVPPRSTCGRCFSLLKEWVEVSNRGTLQTYTVVHYPTPVQPVPPPLIYGIIKLDGADTGLAHLISETDYERLSIGMRVEAVFKEERAGNMLDIKYFKPI